A genomic region of Sideroxydans sp. CL21 contains the following coding sequences:
- a CDS encoding class I SAM-dependent methyltransferase has translation MDTFTFFEYELPVNLVNMTGGGTDTFSAISKGHIQYLKDTIGIESDFNILEVGCGIGRDAIPLTKIISSTGSYIGIDIIKPSIDWCSANISLRNPNFRFIHFDVKDQLHNPSGKSLMKEYKLPCADSSIDRIFLWSVFTHMFEDDIVHYLKEFKRVLKKGGSVLATCFIVDEEILAAARKVNLTPYDLKFEHPYGDGCFVNDISVPAGAVAFTETKMIELINRSGLDLVPPILIGQWWGKNDGGGYGQDAVILKKL, from the coding sequence ATGGACACTTTCACCTTTTTTGAATATGAGTTGCCTGTTAACTTGGTCAATATGACGGGCGGTGGTACAGATACTTTTTCTGCAATATCCAAGGGACATATTCAATATCTAAAAGATACTATTGGAATTGAAAGCGACTTCAATATTCTTGAAGTAGGTTGTGGAATTGGACGTGACGCGATTCCACTCACCAAGATTATCTCGTCGACAGGTTCATACATAGGCATTGATATTATCAAGCCATCAATCGACTGGTGTTCTGCGAATATCAGCCTTCGGAATCCAAATTTTCGTTTCATTCACTTCGATGTCAAAGATCAGCTGCACAATCCATCTGGCAAAAGTTTGATGAAGGAATACAAGCTGCCTTGTGCAGATAGTTCAATTGACCGAATATTTTTGTGGTCTGTCTTTACTCATATGTTTGAAGACGACATCGTGCATTATTTGAAGGAATTCAAGCGGGTTTTGAAAAAGGGCGGGAGCGTTCTTGCGACTTGCTTTATTGTGGATGAAGAAATATTGGCTGCTGCTAGAAAAGTCAATTTGACACCGTACGATTTGAAGTTCGAACACCCATATGGTGATGGTTGCTTTGTTAATGACATTTCAGTACCCGCCGGTGCCGTTGCATTTACCGAGACAAAAATGATTGAGTTGATCAATAGAAGCGGACTAGATCTTGTTCCTCCAATTCTGATAGGACAGTGGTGGGGCAAAAATGATGGCGGTGGGTATGGTCAAGACGCGGTGATTTTGAAAAAATTGTAG